In a single window of the Micromonospora sp. WMMD1155 genome:
- a CDS encoding GNAT family N-acetyltransferase: MTDVIYREAVRADLPAVIALLADDVLGKARDFTEVDEKYEKAFADITADPRNQLIVAEQDGEMVGCLQITYIPGLGRHGSERSLIESVRVRSDRRGQGLGRDLMTWAIDQARQRGCALVQLTTDKTRADAHRFYLGLGFVASHEGMKLAL; the protein is encoded by the coding sequence ATGACTGACGTGATCTACCGGGAGGCGGTCCGGGCGGACCTGCCCGCCGTCATCGCCCTGCTCGCCGACGACGTGCTGGGCAAGGCCCGTGATTTCACCGAGGTCGACGAAAAGTACGAGAAGGCGTTCGCCGACATCACCGCCGACCCGCGTAACCAGCTGATCGTCGCCGAGCAGGACGGCGAGATGGTCGGCTGCCTACAGATCACCTACATCCCCGGCCTCGGCCGGCACGGCAGCGAGCGGTCGCTGATCGAGTCGGTCCGGGTCCGCTCCGACCGTCGCGGCCAAGGGCTGGGCCGGGACCTGATGACCTGGGCGATCGACCAGGCCCGGCAGCGCGGCTGCGCACTGGTGCAGCTCACCACCGACAAGACCCGCGCGGACGCGCACCGCTTCTACCTGGGTCTCGGTTTCGTGGCCAGTCACGAGGGCATGAAGCTGGCACTCTGA